One genomic window of Gemmatimonadales bacterium includes the following:
- a CDS encoding protein kinase has product METDAVHRLQSLVADRYRIERELGQGGMATVYLAHDLKHGRKVAIKVLRPELAAVIGADRFLREIQTIATLQHPHILGLIDSGEASGTAYYVMPFVEGESLRDRLVREKQLPIPEAMRIASEVASALDYAHRHGVIHRDIKPENVMLHDGSALVADFGIALAVSSAGGSRMTETGMSLGTPHYMSPEQAMGERAITPRSDVYALGAMTYEMLIGDPPFTGSTAQAIVAKVMTDKPASLQHQRERVPDAVEDAVLTALEKLPADRFASAAEFAAALQGKGTRPTAVRRAAAPVPRARRWIVPALAAVAAVTTVAAGLMALRLAQRHAQPVARFTLDIPDLRVNFTGFYGTSLAISRDGARMAFVTRAGENVTRLAVRDRADLEPRTLAGTEGGDGPFFSPDGQWIGYFAGAKMYKVQVTGGAPVLLADRAQLSLPSGLWLPDGRIVYSGADYNVSVVDQDGGNPTVLVPPPATGGQGYPAALLDNRLLVLTRCGNTCAGPAIVAIDLKTHKEDTLLAGATRATLLPDGLLIAVRTDGTVVGAPFDVRHRRLTRRPASLLSGVQVEIGVNAELALADDGTLVYLPTNPFAGVATVVEVDKSGRSRVLDPAWHSRFISADPSPDGRSIAVATTEGSGSTLWVKQLDAGPLTRLTFTTGAVNYRAAWLPDGRSLSYSSDAEHGTHLYRLRADGSDKPVRLFPNDTAQIDEASWSRDGHWLGYRTGTVPGIRDVYLRRLQGDSTPIPVATGQADEYMPAVSPDGRWIAYVSIESGREEVYVRPVPDPNRARWQVSPAGGSNPVWGPTGRELFYVARGDTMMVAEVGGTTDFQVTSRQPLFGTAPFVFTPWHQGFGVRPDGRSFIMLRRTDASAGAEARRLAVVLNWVTEVRARLTGAE; this is encoded by the coding sequence ATGGAGACCGACGCCGTTCACCGACTGCAATCGCTGGTCGCCGACCGCTACCGCATCGAGCGCGAGCTCGGCCAGGGCGGCATGGCGACAGTCTACCTCGCCCACGATCTCAAGCACGGCCGCAAGGTCGCCATCAAGGTGCTGCGGCCCGAGCTGGCCGCCGTCATCGGCGCCGATCGGTTCCTGCGCGAGATCCAGACCATCGCCACCCTGCAGCATCCCCACATCCTCGGCCTGATCGACAGCGGCGAGGCGAGCGGCACGGCGTACTACGTGATGCCGTTCGTCGAGGGGGAGTCGCTCCGCGATCGGCTGGTCCGCGAGAAGCAGCTGCCCATCCCTGAGGCAATGCGGATCGCGTCCGAGGTCGCCTCCGCGCTCGACTACGCCCACCGCCACGGCGTCATCCACCGCGACATCAAGCCCGAGAACGTCATGCTCCACGACGGGTCGGCGCTGGTGGCCGACTTCGGGATCGCGCTCGCCGTCTCGAGCGCCGGCGGCTCGCGCATGACCGAGACCGGGATGTCGCTCGGCACGCCGCACTACATGAGCCCCGAGCAGGCGATGGGTGAGCGCGCCATCACCCCGCGCAGCGACGTCTACGCCCTGGGCGCGATGACCTACGAGATGCTGATCGGCGACCCGCCGTTCACCGGCAGCACCGCCCAGGCGATCGTGGCCAAGGTGATGACCGACAAGCCGGCCTCGCTCCAGCACCAGCGCGAGCGGGTGCCCGACGCGGTGGAGGACGCGGTGCTCACCGCGCTCGAGAAGCTGCCGGCCGACCGCTTCGCCAGCGCCGCCGAGTTCGCGGCGGCGCTCCAGGGCAAAGGCACGCGTCCCACGGCCGTCCGCCGCGCCGCGGCCCCGGTGCCGCGGGCCCGCCGCTGGATTGTGCCGGCCCTCGCGGCGGTCGCCGCGGTCACCACCGTCGCGGCGGGCCTGATGGCGCTCCGCCTCGCCCAGCGTCACGCCCAGCCGGTGGCGCGCTTCACGCTCGACATCCCCGATCTGCGGGTCAACTTCACCGGCTTCTACGGCACCTCGCTGGCCATCAGCCGCGACGGCGCGCGCATGGCCTTCGTCACCCGGGCCGGCGAGAACGTCACCCGCCTGGCGGTGCGCGACCGGGCCGACCTCGAGCCCCGGACCCTGGCCGGCACCGAGGGCGGCGACGGCCCCTTCTTCTCCCCCGACGGCCAGTGGATCGGCTACTTCGCCGGGGCCAAGATGTACAAGGTGCAGGTGACCGGCGGAGCGCCGGTGCTCCTGGCCGACCGGGCCCAGCTCTCGCTGCCCAGCGGGCTCTGGCTTCCCGACGGCCGCATCGTCTATTCCGGGGCGGACTACAACGTGTCGGTGGTGGACCAGGACGGCGGCAACCCGACGGTGCTCGTCCCGCCGCCGGCCACGGGCGGACAGGGGTACCCTGCCGCGCTGCTCGACAACCGCCTGCTGGTGCTCACCCGCTGCGGCAACACCTGCGCGGGGCCCGCCATCGTCGCGATCGATCTCAAGACCCACAAGGAAGACACCCTCCTCGCGGGCGCCACCCGCGCGACGCTGCTCCCCGACGGGCTCCTGATCGCGGTCCGGACCGACGGCACGGTGGTGGGCGCGCCGTTCGATGTCCGGCATCGCCGGCTCACCCGCCGGCCCGCGTCGCTCTTGAGCGGCGTCCAGGTGGAGATCGGCGTCAATGCCGAGCTGGCCTTGGCCGACGACGGGACCCTGGTCTACCTGCCCACCAACCCCTTCGCCGGCGTCGCGACCGTGGTGGAGGTGGACAAGAGCGGGCGGAGCCGGGTGCTCGATCCCGCCTGGCACTCACGCTTCATCAGCGCCGACCCGTCGCCCGACGGGCGCAGCATCGCCGTGGCGACGACCGAGGGATCCGGCTCGACCCTCTGGGTCAAGCAGCTCGACGCCGGGCCGCTCACCCGGCTCACCTTCACGACCGGCGCCGTCAACTACCGGGCCGCCTGGCTGCCGGACGGCCGCTCGTTGAGCTACAGCTCCGACGCGGAGCACGGCACCCACCTGTACCGCCTCCGGGCCGACGGGAGCGACAAGCCGGTACGCCTGTTCCCTAACGACACGGCGCAGATCGACGAGGCGAGCTGGTCGCGCGACGGCCACTGGCTGGGGTATCGGACCGGAACGGTGCCGGGCATCCGCGATGTGTACCTCCGGCGGCTCCAGGGCGACAGCACCCCGATCCCGGTCGCCACCGGCCAGGCGGACGAGTACATGCCGGCCGTCTCGCCCGACGGTCGCTGGATCGCCTACGTCTCCATCGAGTCGGGGCGGGAAGAAGTGTACGTGCGGCCGGTGCCGGATCCGAACCGCGCCCGCTGGCAGGTCTCGCCGGCGGGCGGAAGTAACCCGGTGTGGGGGCCCACGGGACGGGAGCTGTTCTACGTGGCCCGCGGCGACACCATGATGGTCGCCGAGGTCGGCGGAACGACCGACTTCCAGGTCACCAGCCGGCAGCCGCTGTTCGGCACGGCGCCCTTCGTCTTTACGCCGTGGCACCAGGGTTTTGGCGTCCGCCCCGATGGCCGGTCGTTCATCATGCTGCGACGCACCGATGCATCCGCCGGCGCCGAAGCGCGCCGCCTCGCCGTGGTGCTCAACTGGGTCACCGAAGTGCGGGCTCGGCTGACGGGGGCGGAGTGA